The following coding sequences are from one Rutidosis leptorrhynchoides isolate AG116_Rl617_1_P2 chromosome 11, CSIRO_AGI_Rlap_v1, whole genome shotgun sequence window:
- the LOC139874816 gene encoding epi-neemfruitin B 7-O-acetyltransferse L7AT-like, protein MKWFLARKAPERVLNPQQFHLHIGSKYGSYFRYVQKCESIVWSKAMEATSYCNQMRSAYSCHRYSTTREYSKYRLFHAIINENKKVDLEIISRETIKPSSPTPHHLRIFNLSIIDQILYDYYTPIILFIPNSNKASVNYVMSKRSKHLKETLSYILSRFYPFSGELKDRLHIECNDKGVNYIEARVNQTLDEFLCHLDDEKVKELMIESPRSPESSIGNYVLGIQINIFNCGGIGISTSMSHKIMDFHTYKVFMKAWAAAVRGAQETISPSFMASEIFPNDPSLEYSIPSELTTNTTISTKRFVFDPKSVAALKAKLAQCTLPVEREPTRMEATTALIWKVAAKASSTVTPFSPQSPYALLSIVNLLKKASPPLTENAIGNITVLVSAVCFPESQPDLATLTGELRESMASANLDYIESLKGEKRTESILGRLNGLSNLANIQGDFIMASSVLNSGIYELDFGWGKPIWFNVLNTGNASLVFLTDTHKRGGVEATVSLSPDKMKIFERDRELLSYASVNPSPLLSLNH, encoded by the exons atgaagtgGTTCTTAGCTCGTAAAGCACCGGAACGAGTCCTTAATCCTCAACAGTTTCATCTTCATATAGGTTCGAAATATGGTTCATATTTCCGTTATGTTCAAAAGTGCGAATCAATTGTGTGGTCAAAAGCTATGGAAGCTACATCGTATTGCAATCAAATGCGGTCGGCATACTCTTGTCATCGATATAGTACAACGAGAGAATATTCTAAATACAG GTTATTTCATGCTATCATAAACGAAAACAAGAAGGTAGATCTTGAAATAATTTCAAGAGAAACTATTAAACCATCTTCTCCAACTCCACATCATCTAAGAATCTTTAACTTATCAATTATAGACCAAATTCTTTACGATTACTACACCCCTATAATCCTCTTTATTCCTAATAGTAACAAGGCTAGTGTTAATTATGTCATGTCCAAAAGATCAAAACATCTCAAGGAGACTTTATCTTATATTCTAAGTCGATTTTATCCGTTTTCCGGGGAACTTAAGGACAGATTGCACATCGAGTGTAACGACAAGGGAGTCAATTACATTGAGGCTCGAGTTAACCAGACACTCGATGAATTTCTGTGTCATCTGGATGATGAAAAGGTGAAAGAGCTTATGATCGAAAGCCCTCGTTCTCCAGAATCTTCGATAGGAAACTATGTGTTGGGGATTCAG ATAAACATTTTCAACTGTGGTGGGATTGGAATTAGCACAAGCATGTCACACAAGATAATGGACTTTCATACATATAAGGTTTTTATGAAAGCATGGGCCGCAGCTGTTCGAGGCGCACAAGAAACAATTTCACCAAGTTTTATGGCATCCGAAATCTTCCCTAATGATCCAAGTCTAGAATATTCGATTCCGTCTGAGTTAACAACCAACACAAcaattagtacaaaaagatttgtaTTTGATCCTAAATCTGTAGCCGCCCTAAAGGCCAAACTCGCTCAATGCACATTACCTGTCGAACGAGAACCAACTCGAATGGAGGCCACAACCGCACTCATTTGGAAGGTGGCTGCAAAAGCATCGTCCACAGTCACACCGTTTAGTCCACAATCACCTTACGCACTATTATCAATCGTGAATCTTTTAAAAAAGGCATCACCTCCTTTAACCGAAAACGCCATAGGTAACATAACTGTATTAGTTAGTGCGGTGTGCTTTCCCGAAAGCCAACCAGACTTGGCAACACTCACGGGTGAATTAAGAGAATCAATGGCAAGTGCAAACTTGGATTATATCGAGTCCTTGAAAGGCGAAAAGAGGACCGAGTCAATTCTAGGGAGGCTAAACGGATTAAGCAATTTGGCGAACATACAAGGAGACTTCATAATGGCTAGTAGCGTATTGAACAGTGGAATATACGAGTTGGATTTTGGTTGGGGGAAGCCGATATGGTTCAATGTTTTGAATACAGGAAACGCGAGTTTAGTATTTTTGACTGATACGCATAAACGTGGTGGTGTTGAAGCTACAGTTTCATTGAGCCCGGATAAAATGAAGATATTTGAACGTGATCGCGAGCTTCTATCTTACGCTAGCGTTAACCCTAGTCCTCTGTTATCTCTTAACCATTAA
- the LOC139876894 gene encoding chromatin remodeling protein EBS-like — protein sequence MRSSENEKAPYVARVETIEADVKGNVKVRVRWYYRPEESIGGRRQFHGIKELFLSDHFDTQSAHTIEDKCIVHTFKNYTKLDDVGPEDYFCRFEYKAATGGFTPDRVAVYCKCEMPYNPDDLMVQCEACKDWYHPACLNMTTDEAKLLDSFTCSDCSSPDDKRPHNKTSASAPANGKAELKRQKR from the exons ATGAGATCTTCTGAAAACGAGAAAGCCCCATATGTGGCTCGTGTAGAGACGATTGAGGCTGATGTGAAAGGGAACGTTAAGGTTCGAGTTCGATGGTACTATCGTCCTGAAGAATCAATTGGAGGAAGACGACAATTTCATGGAATAAAAGAGTTGTTCTTGTCTGACCACTTTGATACTCAAAGTGCCCATACAATTGAAGACAAGTGTATCGTGCATACCTTCAAGAACTACACCAAGCTTGACGATGTTGGACCCGAGGACTACTTTTGCCGATTTGAGTACAAGGCTGCCACTGGAGGGTTCACGCCTGACCGTGTTGCTGT GTACTGTAAATGTGAGATGCCATATAACCCTGATGACTTGATGGTCCAGTGTGAAGCTTGCAAAGACTG GTATCATCCTGCGTGTTTAAACATGACTACTGATGAGGCAAAGCTACTAGATAGCTTTACGTGTTCCGATTGCTCATCCCCGGATGATAAGAGACCTCACAATAAAACTTCTGCATCTGCTCCGGCCAATGGCAAG GCTGAACTCAAGCGACAAAAGAGGTAA